The window GTGgcagtttgattttatttatatattttatctgTCAATCGGTGCCTCCACTCACTTAAATTTGTTTCCGGAGGTTTTACATTGCTATTCCTCAGGATGAAATCTCAAATCTCATACAAAGCCTGTTGCCTTGACATCTGAgagaaatcatttatttttgtcaaaatAAAATTTGAACATAAGACCTTCAGAAATGCAGTTAgatttttgaaaataatatgCCGGCAATGAACACTGCCATAAACGTGCACCTATAGAAAGAAAACACTCAAAAACAACAATTttagaaacacaaataaataatattcGTACAAAGGAAAGGCTTAAAATTAGAAATAGAGCATGAGGGCCGACAACACTTGAGTCCAAAAACATAAAGCACGATTTCCTAGTTTCTGCATAGAGACTCAGTCAAGTGTTCAATTGCAGAGAGAAAGATGCCAACACTGTTAAAAACATGGGCGTTAAGAGGAATTTTGATATTTAGGATTTAACGGATAATGTTTGCTGGAGCCCTGGAACACATCAGCAGTGATGAGGTGTGTTCCCCAATCATACCTGTAGGGGGCGCAACAAGCAGATGTTGTGCTTCGCTTGTCAGCTGTAACATTTGTAGTATTTACAGGACACAACACACGTTCAGCTTCTAGGTCATGAGGGATTTCATGTGTTTGAAACTGTTGACATCCACGCTGGtttgcagaagaaaaaagacacTCAAAATTTCATCAGCTTAACTTATCAGAAAAGACCAACTTCATTCCTTGAACCTACAGAAATATAAAATCATTCACAGCATCTACACAGTAAGATCTCATGTTTGATGGTTGAGAAAAAGAAATAGAAGACATAAATGAGGAATAAATGGAGAAATCCTTCAATGATGATTTATAATTAATGTGACTTTCTTTCACCCAACAAATGGTGCTGATTAGTTGAGCATTGGTGATTCTGTAAACTGCTCATAGCTCAGATCACACAGCTATTCaacatattaatttaaaatatgAGTTGTACATTTAATGagcataaatatataaaaatctaATCAAGAACATTTATACTGTTGCAGGTAAAATGATAAACATCCCAAAATGGCTTTTCTTGTACAACCATCTACAGACTGTAATTTATATGAACATCAGAATTCTTCAAAATTATGGCAAAACTACCTcgactgccccctggtggtgggctgaCCGACTCAGCCCTGCCTTCACCCTGTACTACAAATAATTTACATTTGAAGGATATTGGAGATATTCTATCAGTATTAATCAAATATTAAATTAGTTTCAGTTTGTTAATTGATATGaaaccggtgtgtgtgtgtgtgtgtgtgtgtgtgtgtgtgtgtgtgtgtgtgtgtgtgtgtgtgtgtgtgtgtgtgtaagaaagaaagagacagagagagagactggtgAAGGCAATTTGAGCAGATAGTCCATCTTGGTTTATTggactttccttttctttgtgcgATATCGTCGCATCCTCTGCTTGTACAGGTGCCTGAAATTAATAAATAGTCCTGCACgggagaaaaaacacacatttttaatagAGATGTAACTCTGATAATGAAATATTGGAGGCATTGAACAGTCTGACACAGCAGTGTCTCTAATGCGTCACAGTGAGTCGTCTTAAAGTTAAAAGTGACCAGTGAAAACAAGCTGTTTCCCCTCAGAACACTGAAAATAACCATTTAATCGATTTAAAACAGTCTTACCCAAAAACATGAGGACCAGGTACAGTTGCAGAGGGCAAGAGAAGCTCAGAGAGCCCCCCAGCACTGCAGGGAGGGGGAAGCTGAACCGACGAGTCTCGTCGAAGATGGGCAGCGACTGGATCACAGCCACCGCTGGAAACAAGCACAGACGGTCCGTCATCAGCCACCAGCGAGAACTTTAGGGATCGGTTCCCTCATCGGGCGAAAACTACCTTCAGCCAAAACCCCCAGCGGGTACAGAGGGATCCAGATGCTGTATCGGATCCACGTGAGCAGCTTCCACTCTGTGCCGATGCAGGCCAGCATGTAGAAGGGgtacctgaggaggaggaagtggcacAGACATgacaacagacaggaagaaCTGGAGACAGAGGGATGAGGGTGAACTCACCTGAAGACCTCAATGGTGCTCCACAGGTAGAACACAAAGAAGACAACGGGCCTGTTCTGCATCTCCTCCAGACTACCGAAGATCACAAACAGAATCACGTTCCTGCCGGCCACCTGCAACATTGCATGGAGATGATTGACAGCATAGTCATGATTCTGGGGGGAGGAAGTCCAAAACTGAGCCACCGGTCGGCTGTAAGGTTACGCTGGGTAGCTAAACCCTCGCTAGGAGGCACCGACTGACAGTTAAAACACATAAACAATCACAGAAGACAGTTCGGGATCATTTTACTTTTTATGTGACGTGAGCCAACGCTGGCTAACATTAGGTCGACTCAGATCACAATTCAATACGTAGTTAATTCTGtattatttaatatttgtcATGTTAAAAAGTCAGGTACAATTACTTGTATCATAGCAGGGAAAAATCCAGTCTTGACCAGACCCAAGAGTGGATTTACAACTTCAAGCACGGCCATCATCTGACAGAAGTACATCATGTCTGCTGTGGTGTGGAAGGTATCGTAGAAGGAATCTGCAGAGGGAAACACACACCGGAATAATTAAACAGCACACTGCATCACATTCATCCCCATCATTTGCATAACAAATCCCTGCTGCACATATTTCCATGAGACAAACAAAAGCTCATCTCTCATTTTGAGCCACATTCTGAGAGCTGGATTTGCCTGTGCTGCGTTTGTGGTACAGCAGGTGTTGACGTTTAGTGAtcaaacaaaccaacaaacaaacctTGACCCAGGATGAAGAGCCGAACCGTCAAGTTGACGAAGATCCAAGAGAACCCCAGGAACTGCACCAGGTTGTACATGAACAGGTAGCCTTTCTTTAGCCCAAGATAGGCTTGGGACACAGAAAGAATGATTAAAATGGTGCCAACCTTTCTGAGAATTCCTCTCAAAAGATATTGATCGTCACTCTGGGACCATTTCAGCCACAGGCTGTAATTATATTAATACGCATTTCTTAAATATTTCCACATTTTTAataatattaaaacaaaaccaaagagTAATTAGGTAATAAATGGCTGATGTTCATTGTTTCCTTTCAAAATTCCACCATATAATTCAGGAAGtactaaaaactaaaatgatctgaattcttttttttttttttttaatcatgtcAATTTTGACCTCATCAAGTGATTGAAACCCAAGTTCAGCGTGACTCACGGTCTTTCCGAACCCTCGACTCCACGTTTATCCTGTTAATCTTCTCTTGCTCCTGAAAGACATCAAATCCACAATTCCAGGTTTCAAAAACGGAAGACTTTTGCAATTTTACATAAACCGGTATTGAATAAACGCATCATTAGAGCCTGATTAGAAGGTGAAACCAGCACATTTAAACATAATTTGCCTTCTCTACAGTCTAC is drawn from Takifugu flavidus isolate HTHZ2018 chromosome 2, ASM371156v2, whole genome shotgun sequence and contains these coding sequences:
- the LOC130514907 gene encoding very-long-chain (3R)-3-hydroxyacyl-CoA dehydratase-like; this encodes MQLLTPHVYWAQRHGEIYLRVELSDAKNLDISLQENNTLQFSAQGHGAKGENEYRFSLEFLEPVKPELCHKSTQRQVDIKIKKQQERWWDRLTLQEKKPLFLAPDFDRWVDESDAEMELQAKEQEKINRINVESRVRKDPYLGLKKGYLFMYNLVQFLGFSWIFVNLTVRLFILGQDSFYDTFHTTADMMYFCQMMAVLEVVNPLLGLVKTGFFPAMIQVAGRNVILFVIFGSLEEMQNRPVVFFVFYLWSTIEVFRYPFYMLACIGTEWKLLTWIRYSIWIPLYPLGVLAEAVAVIQSLPIFDETRRFSFPLPAVLGGSLSFSCPLQLYLVLMFLGLFINFRHLYKQRMRRYRTKKRKVQ